A single region of the Austwickia chelonae genome encodes:
- a CDS encoding Gfo/Idh/MocA family protein gives MRIALAGYVYGRTLHAPLIHEAGGRIVAVATSSPQRAALVREDLPEARVVPDLDALLAGLPDIGADAVVLVTPTGRHADHVRAVVDAGVPCVIDKPLACDADTAAAVVAYARAAQVPLTVFQNRRYDTGARALTGLLAAGETGPLGKLRHVEIRYERWRPVPKQRWREQTPWHEGGGILLDLGSHVIDTAAQALGPVSSVYAQLDTVTTVAEDDAVLHCRHAAGGRSTLTASSLAAAPGPRLRATGTRAGYLWDDSDEGCHWPDLRDAPGHAGFLATGDQRRAVPLPPGGPADFYRQLGRALNSTGGYPVVQAAMPVDPADAVHTLAVIDAARLSAAENRVVELD, from the coding sequence ATGCGTATCGCTCTCGCCGGATATGTCTACGGCCGAACTCTGCACGCACCGCTCATCCACGAAGCCGGTGGGCGGATCGTCGCGGTCGCGACCTCCTCACCACAACGGGCTGCGCTCGTCCGGGAGGACCTGCCTGAGGCCCGAGTCGTCCCTGATCTGGACGCCCTGCTCGCCGGGCTGCCCGACATCGGCGCCGATGCCGTCGTGCTCGTGACCCCGACCGGGAGACACGCCGACCACGTGCGGGCTGTCGTCGACGCCGGGGTGCCCTGTGTCATCGACAAACCCCTGGCCTGCGATGCGGACACTGCCGCCGCTGTGGTGGCATACGCCCGTGCCGCGCAGGTGCCGTTGACCGTCTTCCAGAATCGCAGATATGACACCGGTGCCCGTGCACTGACCGGTCTGCTCGCCGCCGGTGAGACCGGCCCGCTGGGGAAGCTGCGCCACGTCGAGATCCGTTACGAACGGTGGCGTCCGGTGCCGAAACAACGCTGGCGGGAGCAGACACCCTGGCACGAAGGCGGCGGCATCCTGCTCGACCTGGGCAGCCATGTCATCGACACCGCCGCCCAAGCCCTGGGGCCGGTGAGCAGTGTGTACGCCCAGCTCGACACGGTGACCACCGTCGCGGAGGACGACGCCGTCCTGCACTGCCGACATGCCGCAGGCGGACGGTCCACGCTGACGGCCTCCTCCCTCGCTGCCGCACCCGGCCCGCGACTGCGGGCGACCGGTACCCGCGCCGGTTACCTGTGGGACGACTCCGACGAAGGCTGCCACTGGCCGGACCTGCGGGATGCCCCCGGACACGCCGGTTTCCTCGCCACCGGCGACCAGCGTCGAGCCGTGCCTCTTCCGCCCGGCGGCCCCGCCGACTTCTACCGCCAGCTGGGCCGCGCCCTGAACTCGACCGGTGGCTATCCGGTGGTGCAGGCGGCGATGCCCGTCGACCCGGCCGACGCCGTGCACACCCTCGCCGTCATCGATGCAGCCCGGCTCAGCGCGGCCGAGAACCGGGTCGTCGAGCTCGACTGA